In the Salvia miltiorrhiza cultivar Shanhuang (shh) chromosome 8, IMPLAD_Smil_shh, whole genome shotgun sequence genome, atttttggactatacctcatcactctcaatattaattaaaacaacttttCATCATTTCCAATATACTCagcaccttttttttttcactttcaatactaaacaattttttatttaaaattcgtGTAATTTTCTcatagaaagttctttcgtggacgtggACGGGGAAAGAGTATTTTGTTATTACCAACTATGGTATATGGATGCGATATTGAACAAAATGGGAGTTGCAATACCGAATCATCTCTTTATTTTCAACTGAGCCCAATATTCCCATTTCTCCTCTTTTTATCTCGGCCCAACCAGCACCATGCCTACAATATTAGTTATGCagagttaaaaataaaagaaaaaagctctttaattaattataattagagtttattaatCTACAAATTAAGATTTATTAGTCTGTTTGACTTCACGGTGAGGTTGACCACCTCAAAACAAAATGCATTATAGTTTTGATTctttgaaagaaaaaagtatGAGTGCAcaagtaaaaaaattattattgctTCAACTACATATTTAACCCAAATACAATTACATAAAAGTAGTCCAAATATAAAcactagtaattttttttaatttttgaaattgtgattTTCACTAATCCTCGCCCACTCACTCAAAATGTGAGCTCTTATTTAGAAATGAAGAGAAGTTGGAGGGGGGAAAGTGTTGGATCGATATAGTTTGGGGGGCAAACTGTAATTAAAGGAAAATCCaatgcgtttttttttttttttcttttcttttcgttTCTTCTGGTAAATGCTATTCAATTGAATTGCATCATCACAATTCAGACCATTCTCAACAAAGTCAATTAGTCATCCTTCTCAACTTCTGCTGCTATCCGATTGCAGTAATCCAACACCAAATTCAATTCAATCTCCCTTTCCAATTCAATCCACACCTCTATTTAATTCCTCTCACACGCAGAGGAGCGGGAGAAAAATCATCCACGATTAAGATGAGGCTGCCGATGGTCGATTGCCGGAGTTTGATCCAGTTCTGCCGAGCTTTCCCCCCTCGCAACACCACCAATTTCACGAATCCGAGCCGCCGCCGCGCCGATTCTCTGAACGAATTCTGCCACCGCTCCCCGCTGGCCGCCGTCGATCTGGTCATACTCGTGTTGGTGATTGTCTCGTCCGCGTTCCTGATCCTTCCTTACATGAAACTATTCGCGTTCGAGCTTGTGCCGGCGGCTCACGGCGCGATCGTTGACCTGATCCTGGAGGAGCCGGTGCCGTACGCGGTGGGGTTCGTGACGGTGGTGGTGGGAGTGATTGTGGCGGTGCTGATCGATTTGCGGATGAGGAAATGCGGGAACCCTAAGTGTAAGGGGCTTCGGAGGGCAGTGGAGTACGATATTCAGCTGGAGACGGAGGCTTGCGTGAAGCACTCCCCGCCGCCGCTCCATGTGGATGCTTATCGCGAGCTCAATGGTATGAGGGAGCTGGAATTGGGGGAGGATCGGAAGGAATTGGAGGCGGAATTGAAGAAGATGGCGCCGGTGAATGGAAGGACGGTGCTGATATTCCGAGCTCCCTGCGGCTGCCCGCTTGGTAGAATGGAGGTTTGGGGCCATAAGAAAATCCGTAGAATCAAGAAATAGTCTTCATTTCTTTCCCCTAGTTTATACCAAATACTATATACTACtcctacatatatatacaataataataagtgaTGTGATGCTTTAGTAGTAATACAGTAGCAGAAACTGAGGAAAACTGATCACATACTTTGCTATATGAATACAGCTAATTAACACTTGTGTTGccttgaaaaatgaaaatgcaTGCATTCTTGTCTTGTTTTAACTATTTGGGGATAATTCCATCTTAGGATTAATGAATAAGAAGGGAAGGTTGGGAAAGTGTTATGTAGCATGTGATTGTTGATGAATGAGATTGTGTATATGTTATGCCTTGACTAATGATGATTACTTTTGGTAttaggtatatatatatgtacttaTTAGAAGTTGTGTTGTGCTTGTGCAAGTGCAATCCATTTTTGTGGGGAAACTGGAACTATTGTGTTGTTTATGATAGCAGCAGGTGCAGGTGCTTTGTTTTTGATGCATTTGTAGATTATATTGATGATATATGGGGTGGATGGGGCTGTCTCTCAATATTCAGTTCAATGTAAGATGATGACATCATTTGTTAATACAATACAAGTGAAAGAACAATACATGCATACAGCTGAGCTGATATACATCATCTTCTTCTTGTTTGTAACTGGTAAGCCATGAATGAATCAAACATGTATGCTTAAATATCACTTTCTGACTCATCGTTTTTTCGAAAATGTTCCAACTTAAAGTTAAAGGTAGAAACTCTTGTTCTTCGTAAGCCATCAAAGGATACACCTATCGTTGAGAATCTGGGCAGCAACAGAAGCAGGGTATTGATTTGTGAAGTAGACTTTTCCAATTCTTTTAAACAACCCAATTAGAGTTAATAAATCTTAATTAGAATTGATAAATCCTAAAATCGAGTGTCATATCCACGTGAGGACTTCCTCACCATAAACTTTATCATTTATAACTATatttatttagggttaattgcatataacttatcaaactttaaaaaaaatatcacctTTGCACCCTACTTTTAAAATctgtattaaaattactcaattattattttttattcgtTTGTTATTTCGATCAAACTTAGTATTAAAGTGACCGTTTGCAATACTATATTTTCCAATTCCGCAAATTACTAAAATAACGTTAGTTTGCAAAGATAACAAAATGACTGAGATGATATCATTTTTGATGGTCACTTTAACATTATGTTTGGTCGGGAAAtgaatgagatagtaaaatgagaaaaaaaaattaataattgaataattttattgttgtgttattttttttttaatttcaataattaatatacaattaatataattacttttataaataatttatagtgAGATGAACAAAACAATTGATTGCGGTCATATAATTAACCTCTATAACATGTCATATAATTATCTACTAAACATCGACGACTTAAAATTGAAAGCTCCTGTATGTGAACAGTGAGATCTAGGGTTCAAACTTCACCGTTCCCCGCTCccaaatcaaaagaaaaaaaaaatcgaaaattactCAAAGTTTAGATTATGTTGAAATAAATGGAGTACTATAAAGAAAATaggaaaataaaatagtatggaaatcctctctctctccgacAAGGCGTGGAGAGCCTAAATCCCTAGCTCTGCAGTGATTGAGGGCTTATAACCGATACGTCGTCGTCCGATGCATTTGCAGCTTCAACTGCTTCCGAAACCAAAATCCCTAGCTCTGCACCTCTAATTGCAGCCTCATTCTTGATTATTTGCTGCTCTAATCAAGTCTTAACACAAGATGGAAACCAGAATTGTGCCAAACCTAATGCTGTTTGGCTGCAGCATTATTCTATTAGTACATGGCATCACCAGATCGGCGGCATCGCTTCCCCCCATGGACTCACTCTTCGGAGTCTCCCCTGAAGGTGCCTTCGCTTGATCGCCTTTCTCTCTGTGTGtgcgtgtgcgtgtgtgtgtgtgtgtgcagtTCACAACAAATGTTGCAtcagaagaaaaataaactggATTTTGGTGCAGATGAGAGTTATTACAAGGGGTTGTCATCATCGAGTGCGATTAAGTGCAAAGATGGATCGCATAAATTTAACAAATCCCAATTCAACGACGATTTCTGCGACTGTGCTGATGGCTCTGATGAACCCGGTACTCTCTTACTCGCCTGCATTTCGCCTGCCGCTTTAAATGCATAGATGAATTATGATGATGAAGTTTGATGCAGCTGAATATTTGGTTCCGCTGATTGTTCTGTTTCAGAATTAACTTATGCTATGACTTTATGCTAGAGTGTTTCGTGAATTGCTGGGTTTTGCAGGAACATCGGCTTGCCCTAATGGGAAATTCTACTGCAAGAATGCTGGACATGCTCCTGTTGTCTTATATTCTTCACGGGTGAATGACGGTATCTGCGGTAATATACTGTGCTTTACATCTCATGCTTCTTTTTCAACTTATGGGAGGCTGTAGTTTAAGATTTCTTTTTGTTTGGTTTTTAATTAGTGAAAGAATGATAGTGACTAGACTCAGGCAGGTTTGATGGTCGTTTGTTCGCAACCTTCAGGAGTGATTCATTACATATTAGTTACTAGAATTTGACTAAGTTTGTATCATGACTCTTAGGAAACAATTTGCTGCTCTGTTTTCTCTTTGGTCATCGAAGCTTGCTTATTTAGGTTTCTATTGTTTAGTTGGAAGTCCATTATGTTCGTTTGCTGCTACTATGACAGTATGACTTTGAGACTGTGATTTCTCCCCAACTCTCCTTTGGCATTTTTAATATTAGTGATTAACTGGGAAAAAAACATTTCTGCATAGTAggatattgatttttttttttttcaaatataaaaataaaattataagacTGTCACTAAACATTGTTATCCAGTCATTATGTTGATAGGCCTTAGCATGAAATTCAATTACTACAAGTACTATGAAGACTGGCACTACTTCTTACTTAGATTTATCAAGCATTCTATTTTATCATTGTAGAAACGCGTGTTACCACATTCAGTGGGTTTTACATGTCTTAACTTGTGTTTGATCATAAACTACATGGACCTGCGGTGTTATTTTAGCTTTTCATTATCACATTTTGCCTGCTTTAGGACTTAAAAAGTATTAACTTGTACAACTGAGCAGATTGCTGCGATGGGAGTGATGAGTATGATGGAAAAACTAAGTGCCCCAATACATGCTGGGAAGCTGGAAAAGTTGCAAGAGAAAAATTGAGGAAAAAGATTGCCACATACCGGGAAGGTGTCACTATACGCAGGCAGGAAATCGAGAAAGCAAAATTGACCATATCCAAGGAGGAAGCAGAACTACAGAAGCTAAAAGAGGAGGAAAAGATACTCAATGGATTGGTCGAAAAGCTCAAGGGTACATTTTTCTTCATTCGAGTTCACCTTCTAAAATGGCAATGAGAGGACTGTGAGGGAGCCTCTGAAGTTTTAGTTCATTACAATATCAAGCTTCTCTCTGACTATCTACTCTCCTTTATTCACAACTTTGTACCCTTATTGAAGCTTTTGGGTCAAATTTCTTATGTTCTACTCTGATGCTTCTTTTCTGAGATATATACTCCATCAGTTACTTATCCTATTGCCTGCTTTTGCTCTATTTTTGTTAAGAGCGCAAGGAACAGATAGAAAAGGCTGAGGAGCAAGAACGACTtcagaaagaaaaagaagagaaggaAAGAAAGGAAGCCCAAGTTACTAAAGACGAGGATACCAAAGCTGAAGATACTGAGTCTACACAGAAGGATATCCATGATAATGTTGGGGTAGTAGATCAACCTCCTCAGGTTTTACTGATTTACCTTGTTCATATGGCAGTTTTAGTTTGAGCTTGGCATCGAAACCTGTGGATTTAATTCATAGCATACATAaagaacataaataaattataattataatgtatAACAATTTTGATGTAGATCCCCTAAGATTTCGTATCCAGTGCTTGTCAATGAAAAGGATTAGAGTTATTATGTATCATTAACTTCCGTTTgagaaataattatataattaatatgcCTTTGTCTACTTTCACGTATTAGTTTTACATGAATGCAATGAAAAATATTGAGTATAAAGTTGAATTGCTTTTGTCCAGATAAATGTTCTATATCTTATCCAGTTATATAGGTAGAGATACTACAGGGATCATTCGCAGAATGAAGATGATAACAAAGAAACCCTTGTGAAAACTTCTTTACAAGGAAATGTACATACTATATAAAGCTTTCTTTATTGCATCGAGAGAACATATAGGGTTTTGGaggatgattaaataatccacCCAACtttggggtgataaataatcatccAATTGTATGATTAGAGTGCGGGCCAAGTTATCCATCACGGGGCGACcaaaccaaacacttgattaagttgaattattttatcaatcatgtcttatcactcaaaccaaacgcCTCCTGATTATACTATGGGCTTTCCTAGAAAGAGACAAAGGATTGGGTTAACACTTATCTGTAATAATGAATGGTTTAACAGCTGCCTCACGTATCTGAGTGCTTTTGGGCATAACTATCTTTGCATCCACTTTTCCATAATTTCTCAATTAGTACATTTGACTTTCATTAGGATTCTGAGGAACACAATCATGGATCTGCCACTGAACCTGAACTTGGTGACCATTCAGTTGAGGACAAACTTTCAAATGATGGAGCAGCAGGGGAACAAGACGGCTCTATCCAGGTTTGGTCTTCTTTGGCTGAACACAAAACTGATACAAATAAATAGGAACTTTTTTTTAGGTgttgataaatgaaaatttCCTTTTTTTAGAATGATGAACAGCTAGGCGAAGACTCCACTTCTGATGGCAAGGCTGGTCTTGATAGTGAAAATCAGGTATGTTTTAGTGAACATGCCAGCAATACCAGATTTGGTGGCTTATCTTTAGCCCTGTACTAGTAAGTAGCtaattgatactccctccgtccatgaaaaatgGGGCACTTTCCCCTTCAGTACATGAGCTCACAtcttttccttattttttatccttacaaataccccttatttacaaaaacccaccccaaattcaatcttaaCCACTCATACAATGGTGAGACCTTTTCTCCACTATATAAAAAACACCACCacccattttattaaaacccgtgcccaAAAAATATGCCCCAGttttgtggacggaggtagTACTTCCTACAGTAATATAATGTCAGTagcttttattttatgtactgGTTCTCAGGTTTCAAATATCCTAATGACTTGAATCCTTATCCAACATGTTTCTAAGCATCAGGGTAACTCTaacttgtttttgtttttccagGTGGAAAATGTAGCTGAAGATACTGAATCACTATCGAAGGAAGAGTTAGGCCGTCTAGTTGCATCCAGATGGACAGGGGAAAAGACTGAGCAACATAAGGAGGAGACTGATACCTCGCAAAATAAGGACCACCAATATCCTAATGAGACGCCTAATGAAGGGCAATTACTGAGGACGATGTTGGTTACGCCTCAGAGGAGGATGAGCATagatatgatgatgatgatgctgacAATGAAGACCAAGCCGATGACTTTGATAGTGTGGATCATTATGATTCCAGCTCTTCACAGAGACCTGAGTCTGATGATGAATTAGACTTTTCAGGTAAAATAGTTTTCTTAAGAATCCCTTTCACAGCCTGCTGAGAAAGTCTTACCTATATATGATCCAAAATTCTCAGATATAACTGGCACAAGTGGCTCATCATGGCTGGACAAGATACAGCAAAGAGTGAAGAGCATCTTTCAGGCTGTTAATATTTTCCAGAAACCTGTTAATGTATCTGGTAAAAGACAACTTTCCTAATTTCTGCATCATTGGATTCAAACAAAAGATATTCATCTTGTTCCTGATTGACTTTTCAGAGGCTGCACAAGTGCGTAAAGAATATGATGAATCCAGTTCCAAATTATCAAAAATACAATCAAGGATATCAAATCTGAAGCAGAAACTAAAACAAGATTTTGGTATACCTTGTCATggagaatttttttctttattgctAACTTTATATACTTTGGCGTGCACTTGTATAGGGTTTCAATATCTTCAAAATATAATTGCAGGTCCGGAGAAGGAATTTTTTTCATTCTATGGTCAATGCTTCGAGAGCAAGCAGAACAAGTAagaaattttcttaaattcttTCTCGCATCCTTGATTGAGTTGTCGAGTTCCACTTGAAAAAAATGTTTCTGAGGAATGGAATTACTCTTTCAGGTACGTTTACAAAGTTTGCCCATTCAAACAAGCTACTCAGGAGGAGGGCTACAGTACAACTCGTTTAGGGTAAGCATTTTCATGTCAAGAACGCTTCATCTTCACATATGCTGTTTGGGATTTGTACTTGTCTGTTGTTCCTTGCTTCAATCTACAGTTTGTATTAGTATATTTCTTTGAAATGTTGCTTAATATTATTAATCTATTTGTGTAGGAGCTGGGAGAAATTTGAGGAATCTTACAGAGTAATGCATTTTATGAATGGAGATAAGTGCTGGAATGGCCCAGATAGAAGCTTAAAGGTAGATCATATATCTTACGTATGAACAATCTTGCATCATTATCAGCATGCATTCCATAACCACCTGACGGAATCTAATAGTCAAACTATCTATCTTTAAAAGAAATTGTACAGATATAAGTTTTCATTATATTATTTTGAAGTCAATTGAACTCTCAAATGTGAAGGAGATAGCCCTCATCATTTGGTGGACTATGCATCCCCAAAATCAACTTATTTTCACATACATgtaactttcatttgttttgaaGAGGGACAATCGGCATTTTAAGTGTGTTCATGTCCTTGTATAGTTTATTATTGTCTGATTAATCTTTTGTGTTGGTTGGTTAATCCGTACAGGTGAGGTTAAGGTGTGGTTTGAAAAATGAACTCACGGATGTCGATGAACCAAGCCGTTGCGAGTAAGAATCTCTCCCTCTCATGTTTTTGTGAATGGGTTTTTCCCCATCTAACTTGGAATGCATGTATTTTCAGATACCTTGCGTTTTTAGCCACCCCGGCTCTGTGTGTCGAAGATAAACTCAAGGTATTCATCTCTTTCCTTTGATCCATAGTGGTTTAGAGAAAAAAACTTGTAAATGTGGTTATGTTTGTTGATAGGAACTGCAAGAAAAATTGGAGTCACTGAAGAAAGATGAACCCATGGGACAACACGACGAGCTATGAGTAGGAAGAAGAGCCTCTCCTTTGGTTTAAAACCACTCTAAATGCAAGGATCCACGAGATATTTCTGAGTTGGGAGGTCCCATTTCATGATTTTGTTACCTATTTTAGATTTCTCTCCTCTCAAGGAGAAGAAGATAGAGGGTGTAGACTAGTAGTAAGTcggaaaatataatatttttctttatattttagCTTTGTCTTCTTGATACACGCACGCACATATTGAATAAGAAGAGAAACTTTGATAATTTGGAACGCGGTGGAATTATATAGTAATATATTCAGACATGCCAAAAGACATTTCTGTCTGTCTAATGTgagatgaaaatatttgatgTCGACCTTAGTTTGACACTTTGACCTTTATATGTGTGTTTTGTTTATTAGCTTATGACGTATGTGGCGAATGGTTTCGTCAAATCTAGTGTTCctatctctctctttcatttcaatgggaaaatgaaaattgagaagagagagaaagaaagggtaTTGCATGCAAATGGTTTCACCGACACCGACGTTGTTTTCACTTTCTACTTTCTTGCATCAAACAACGTGAATTTCTGTGGGAATAAATCAACATACTACCatcattattattgttttagttttaattatatTCCATAGATGTGAAAACTCAAAAGAAAAGGGTAGTATAGGAATAGGAATAAACACACATTCCTCTGCGTGGCTTATTGTGCAAGTCACcaactatttaattaatttattatattataattataatagtgCACCACTAAGCATGTAACATGTTTGTCTAAGTACGTggtgaaaaagaaaaggagcaataattattattattaattaatatttaatagagTAGTTATTATTGTGTGTAATTGAGAATGGTAGAGTGCGCCTGCCCTAACTTATTCAAAAAGTTAGCGTTTCATTTCCCTTCACATATAAGTATTTCATTTGCTGCATAACGGATTCCTCCGATTTCCACTCACACACAcccacagagagagagagagagagagagagagagatgactaACTACTTCGTCGGCGATGGAGGAGAAAATCAGGCCGGCGGCGTCAAGCGGCCGAAGACGAAGATCGTCTGCACTTTGGGCCCTGCCTCTCGCTCCATCCCCATGGTCGAGAAGCTTCTGCGAGCCGGCATGAACGTCGCTCGTTTCAATTTCTCCCACGGATCTCACGAATACCACCAGGAGACTCTCGACAATCTCCGCAAGGCCATGGAAAACACCGGCATCCTCTGCGCCGTCATGCTCGATACCAAGGTCTCTGCCTGCCTCTTTTATCTCTTTCAATTCGATTTACAAATCATAGgtcattttttttcccttttcaaaTCGAAATGTATGATCTGAATCGGTTTCAACATTAACTGCATCATTCAGTTCTCTGTTATGTGATGAATTGCATGACGGATTTTCGGATGTAGACTCTTTTGTTATTCACATACGGTTTCATGCACAGGGTCCAGAGATCCGGACGGGGTTCCTGAAAGATGCGAAGCCCGTCCAACTCAAGCAGGGGCAGGAGATCACGATTTCGACCGACTACAGCATCAAGGGTGATGCCAAGACCATCTGCATGAGTTACAAGAAGCTCGCTGAGGACGTGAAGCCGGGGATGGTCATACTCTGTGCTGATGGAACAATCTCTTTCACTGTTTTGGAATGTGACAAGAAGCAAGGCTTGGTGCGTTGCCGTTGTGAGAATACTGCTGTCCTTGGTGAGAGAAAGAATGTCAATCTCCCCGGGGTTGTTGTGGATCTCCCTACCTTGACAGACAAGGACAAAGAAGATATCATCAAGTGGGGGGTTCCTAATAAGATTGACATGATtgctctttcttttgttcgcaAAGGTTCCGACTTGGTGGAGGTTCGCAAGTTGTTGGGGCACCATGCCAAGACCATCCTTCTCATGTCTAAGGTCATCTCTTCTTTGCTTTCTTTTAATACTACGCCCTATGGTGCTTGAGTCTGTAGTTAGTGATATTCTTTGACCAAAATtgatggttatatatatatatatagcatttAATTTGCTGACATCCCAGTTGCTGTGAGGAATGCTTGAATTTTTTTGTTGCTTTTTGAGTGTTGGTTTCAATTATGTTTAGGTAAATGTTTTGATGTAGTCTTAAGAATGATTTGGGAGCAACATCTACCACTGCCTTAATGTTTTGGTTTCAGTTTGATTTGAGTAAATGATTTCCAATTTTGTATAGAAGCAATAAGAATCATCAAAGTATTTTGTTCTTTTGTGCCTCACTTTCTGATGTTGGTCTTATATTAGGTTGAAAATCAAGAAGGGGTGGCGAATTTTGATGAAATTCTAGCCAACTCAGATGCTTTCATGGTGGCTCGTGGTGATCTTGGAATGGAAATTCCTATTGAGAAGATATTCTTAGCTCAGAAGGTGATGGTGTACAAGTGTAACATCCAAGGGAAGCCTGTTGTGACTGCAACACAGATGTTGGAGTCGATGATCAAGTCTCCGAGGCCAACACGAGCAGAAGCCACAGACGTGGCCAATGCTGTTCTAGATGGAACAGACTGCGTCATGCTCAGTGGCGAAACAGCTGCAGGAGCTTACCCGGAGCTTGCTGTCCGTACCATGGCCAAGATCTGTATAGAGGCTGAAGGCACAATTGACTACGCTGATGCTTTTAAACGGATCATGGCGAATGCACCAGTCCCCATGAGCCCCTTGGAAAGCCTTGCATCGTGTGCTGTTCGAACTGCCAACTCAGCCAAAGCAGCTTTGATTCTGGTCCTAACTCGAGGAGGAAGCACTGCAAAGCTGGTGGCTAAATACAGACCGGGGATGCCAATACTGTCTGTTGTGGTTCCAGAAATCAAAACTGATTCGTTTGATTGGTCGTGCAGCGATGAATCTCCGGCCAGGCACAGTCTCATATTCAGGGGGCTGGTCCCAGTTCTGTGCGCAGGATCTGCAAGGGCTTCTCACGAGGAGTCCACGGAGGAAGCCCTCGAGTTCGCCCTCCAGCATGCGAAAACCAAAGGACTCTGCAAGGTCGGAGACGCTGTCGTCGCCCTTCACCGAATTGGATCCTCATCCATCATCAAGATCGTCACTGTCAAGTGAAGAAAGATGATGAATTATGCACATTCTCATCGCTCGGTTTTGTTTTTGGGGAGTGAGCGATAAGCAAGGAAGCATGCCCTGCCTTTGTATTCGTGAACATCTTAACCGATTTGTATGCTgcttttagtttttctttttgtgttttGTCGAGTCATGGCTTGATCAACGCATTCAAGAACCCTTTTTGTACCATTTTTTTCATGCTTCAGCTATTTGCAAACTCTTTATCGAGCACACTTGTTTCTTATATTATATAGTAGTTCGCATTTTCTCAGATATAAATTTCCAGAATGAAATATCGTACACTCCGATAATACAGAAAACCCACAGCAAGGTAAAACACAAGTCACTTTTCTAATTATTGCCTTGGGAATTTGCTTATATACATACAAAGGTAATTTGCATAATATAACATTAACCAGAAATCAACTCTCATCCCGGTTTGAAGTGCTTGGGTTGTTGGCATTTGAAGTAGGGGAGGATGAAAACAAACTGCTCAAGGGCCATGGGAGAGGAACAGAGAAGTGTCGCCCTCTTTCGTTTCTATCACCGGCATCGCTGTTATTGCTGTCGTTTCTCAACCCGTCGGAGTCGAGCTTCGACTCATCACAAGGTAACTGATGCCTGCAGATGGGACACGAGCTATGAAGCTCTAGCCATGGCTAGGATACACTTGCTGTGGAACTTATGTTTGCAAGGCATCTCCTTAACTTGATCACCAATGTCACAGTCATCCAAACAAACAGAGCACTGCAGTGTGTCCACAATTTCCACAGTCGG is a window encoding:
- the LOC130999604 gene encoding uncharacterized protein At5g19025-like; this translates as MRLPMVDCRSLIQFCRAFPPRNTTNFTNPSRRRADSLNEFCHRSPLAAVDLVILVLVIVSSAFLILPYMKLFAFELVPAAHGAIVDLILEEPVPYAVGFVTVVVGVIVAVLIDLRMRKCGNPKCKGLRRAVEYDIQLETEACVKHSPPPLHVDAYRELNGMRELELGEDRKELEAELKKMAPVNGRTVLIFRAPCGCPLGRMEVWGHKKIRRIKK
- the LOC130999597 gene encoding pyruvate kinase, cytosolic isozyme, which gives rise to MTNYFVGDGGENQAGGVKRPKTKIVCTLGPASRSIPMVEKLLRAGMNVARFNFSHGSHEYHQETLDNLRKAMENTGILCAVMLDTKGPEIRTGFLKDAKPVQLKQGQEITISTDYSIKGDAKTICMSYKKLAEDVKPGMVILCADGTISFTVLECDKKQGLVRCRCENTAVLGERKNVNLPGVVVDLPTLTDKDKEDIIKWGVPNKIDMIALSFVRKGSDLVEVRKLLGHHAKTILLMSKVENQEGVANFDEILANSDAFMVARGDLGMEIPIEKIFLAQKVMVYKCNIQGKPVVTATQMLESMIKSPRPTRAEATDVANAVLDGTDCVMLSGETAAGAYPELAVRTMAKICIEAEGTIDYADAFKRIMANAPVPMSPLESLASCAVRTANSAKAALILVLTRGGSTAKLVAKYRPGMPILSVVVPEIKTDSFDWSCSDESPARHSLIFRGLVPVLCAGSARASHEESTEEALEFALQHAKTKGLCKVGDAVVALHRIGSSSIIKIVTVK
- the LOC130999595 gene encoding LOW QUALITY PROTEIN: glucosidase 2 subunit beta (The sequence of the model RefSeq protein was modified relative to this genomic sequence to represent the inferred CDS: deleted 2 bases in 1 codon); translation: METRIVPNLMLFGCSIILLVHGITRSAASLPPMDSLFGVSPEDESYYKGLSSSSAIKCKDGSHKFNKSQFNDDFCDCADGSDEPGTSACPNGKFYCKNAGHAPVVLYSSRVNDGICDCCDGSDEYDGKTKCPNTCWEAGKVAREKLRKKIATYREGVTIRRQEIEKAKLTISKEEAELQKLKEEEKILNGLVEKLKERKEQIEKAEEQERLQKEKEEKERKEAQVTKDEDTKAEDTESTQKDIHDNVGVVDQPPQDSEEHNHGSATEPELGDHSVEDKLSNDGAAGEQDGSIQNDEQLGEDSTSDGKAGLDSENQVENVAEDTESLSKEELGRLVASRWTGEKTEQHKEETDTSQNKDHQYPNETPNEAITEDDVGYASEEDEHRYDDDDADNEDQADDFDSVDHYDSSSSQRPESDDELDFSDITGTSGSSWLDKIQQRVKSIFQAVNIFQKPVNVSEAAQVRKEYDESSSKLSKIQSRISNLKQKLKQDFGPEKEFFSFYGQCFESKQNKYVYKVCPFKQATQEEGYSTTRLGSWEKFEESYRVMHFMNGDKCWNGPDRSLKVRLRCGLKNELTDVDEPSRCEYLAFLATPALCVEDKLKELQEKLESLKKDEPMGQHDEL